The sequence below is a genomic window from Deinococcus aquaticus.
ACGTAATCTGTAGTATCGCCGACGAGATTCCGATCTTCGTCAGTCAAAGTGAATTTGACGGCGACATCGTGTATGACGCGATCGGATTCATTCACGACCGTACCGACTAGATAGCGTGAGTACTCATCACTGCGCCAGTTGAAGTCAACTGACATGTTGCAGTTTTAGAAAAGGACGTCTGGCACGGCGCTTTGGCCTCAGAATGAGGTGTGAACCCAAAGAATGCACGTGCCAGACGGCTCTATTCTGACATCCTCACCTGCTTT
It includes:
- a CDS encoding FxLYD domain-containing protein; this translates as MSVDFNWRSDEYSRYLVGTVVNESDRVIHDVAVKFTLTDEDRNLVGDTTDYVDSIEPGQTWSFESYVTEDRASYARLSEVKGRAYEY